TCCAGCACACGCTGGGATCTTACAGACTTCCCGAACTGTGTCTGGCTGTAGGGGGTAATCTGCCGCAAGGGGCCGCGTTGAGTTCATCGGCCGCCCTGTGCGCCAGTATGGTACTGGCATTCTCCCGGTGGGCTGGAAAAGTACTATCGCCTGAGGAACTGATTCTGGCCGCGCGTGACGGGGAATGGTATGCGGGCTCCCGTTGCGGCGTCAGCGATCAAGCGGCCATTGTTCTCGGAACGCCGAGCCGCTGTGTCAACATCGCGCTTCGACCCGAGCGCCTTGATATTTCCTCGAAACGCCTGTACGAATTGCCTCAAGATGTGGCTGTGCTTGTGGCCGATTCTCAAACCCAGCGCAGTCTGAGCGGCAAACAGCTCATCGACTACACCCGAAACCGCTTCGTCTACAGCATGGCCCTGCACGTCTGCAGACACGAACTCGCCGTTTTGGGCATGAGAAGCGAAAGCGTCAAGACAATAGACCGGCTTCCCGCCCTGAGCCCCGGCGCATTGGAGGCCTACGGCGGTCTCGAATTGCTGTATCGCGTGCTCCTCCAGATTCCGGAGACAATCGAGCTCGCCGCCTTACGCAGCCGTTACGACATCCCGGATGTCGACGCTCTATATGCCCAGTACTTTGGAAACGTGCCCGAAAGCGAACGGCCTGGCCTGTTTCACATGCGGGGGCCACTGCTTTTCGGCATAGCGGAATCGGAACGCGCCCGTGTTTTTCCGGATGCCGTTGGGTCCGGAGATTGGCCAAGAACCGGTGATCTGATGCGGATCGGGCATGATGGCGACCGCCGTCTGCGGGCTGATGGCCGCCCCTATGTCTTTGACACGAGCGATGGTGCCATCGCACGTCTGGCCCGCGATAGGATCCCCATCGAGAACTGCCCGGGAGTCTACGGCGCAAGTACGCCCGCCCTCGACAAGCTGGTTGACGCCGCCATCGATGCGGGGGCGTATGGCGCTTGCCTGACTGGCGCCGGCCTTGCAGGGTCAGCCCTCGCATTATGCCCTAGAACCGAAGCCGAAGAGGTTGCGGAGAAGCTCCGGCGCACGATTGCCTCTCCCGAATACGCCGCGCTTGCGGGCGTAGCCGCCGCCATTCCCGCCGCTCGAGTAGGTGAAAGCGTTGTCGTGAATCATCCCGTAGCGGGCGCAGGCGAGGTGCGGCTCTAGAGACGCGCGAGGTGGCCCTTCACCGTCTCCACAACTTCGTCCTGCTGCTCGCGGGTCAATTCCGGATACACCGGCAGTGCGAGAACCTGTTCGCACGCCATGCATGAGTTGGGAAAAGCCGCCGCATCATAGCCCAAGTCCAGAAAACACGTCTGGCGGTGCAACGGGCAGGGATAATAAACCGCGCATCCTATCCCATGTTCCGCAAGGAACTTGCGTGCATCGTCACGTTTCGGAAGGCGAATAACGTACTGATTGTATACATGGCGGCAGTCGGGAGATGCGTACGGCGTGACCACTTCAGGCACTTCCGCGAACTTCTGCTCGTAATACGCGGCATTTGCCCGGCGTTCCTCGCACCATTGGTTGAGGTGGGACAGTTTAACGAGCAGAACCCCCGCCTGCAGTGCATCCAGACGGCTGTTCGTCCCCACGATTTGATGAAAATAGGTTTCGGACGCGCCATGATTGCGCAGCAATCGCACTCGCGCCTCCAGGCCCGCATCCCGGGTTACCACCATGCCGCCGTCCCCGGCGCCCCCGAGATTCTTGCTCGGGAAGAAGCTTAGAGCCCCTGCGTCCCCCATGGTACACGCCGGGCGGTCCTTGTATCGCGCCCCAATCGACTGAGCCGCATCCTCAATCACACGCAGATTGTATTTTCTGGCCAGGTCGAGAATGTGATCCATGTCGGCACACTGTCCAAAGAGATGAACAGGGAGAATGGCCCGCGTGCGTGCGGTTATCTGGTCCTCGATTCGACTCGCATCAATATTGAAGGTTCTGGGATCTATGTCCACGAACACAGGGCGGGCCCCCGCATTGAAAATGGCTCCCGCGGTAGCAAAAAACGTAAACGGTGTTGTGATAACCTCTGTGCCCGGGCCGGCGCCGGCCGCCTTCAACAGCAGCAGCAGCGCATCCGTGCCCGATGCCACGCCCACGGCGTACGGCGCACCGGTGTATTGCGCCACGGCCCGCTCGAGAGCCTCCACTTTTGGGCCTCCGATAAACTGCTGTGATTCAAAAACCTCGGCCACTAGGACATCAATTTCACCTTTTATGCGCCGGTACTGCGCCCGCAGGTCTAGAAGTGGAACTGCCATGATTACCCCCTTCAACCAGGAATACGAACGAGCGTAACAAAGAGACAAGCAACGTTCAACACGGCGGCGATGAATTCCCAGGGAAACTTACTCTTAAGGAGCATGTGTCGCAGCTATTGCAGGACGGGGTAGATAAGCCCAAGTGCCCCAGACTTCATGCTATCGTGACGCGCCGAGAGCCACACGCGGTTCGCATTTGTTTCAGCATACTCTAGGGTAGTAGAATAGAGACAGGTGGCATGTATGCAACGTGATCGCAATTTTCTGTTTGGGATCTTCGCGGTTCAACTCGGCAAGGTGACCCAGGCTCAGCTGATGGACGTCGCCGGGGCATGGGCCACCGACCCTTCCCGCAGCGTCGCCGACCGTCTTGTTCAGGGCGGCGCGCTTTCTGAACAGCTCCGTGAGCTCATAGACCGGCTCGTTGACGAAGCTATCCGCGCGCACGAAGGGGATACAGCCGCCACGCTGCAGACTTTCGGCGGAACAGAGCAAGTGAATGAGTCGTTTGGAGGCGCGCTTCTCCTGACCGATACCGATGGCGTCACGAAACCCGCCCCACCGTTGTTTCCAGAGCCTTCTCCGCAGACAGCCTCGCTTGCGGCAGTCTTTGAGGCGCCTGGCCGTTACACACATGTCAGCGAATACGGACGAGGCGGCATGGGGCGCGTCTTGCTCGTTCATGACGAGTCCCTGGGCCGGGATATCGCTCTCAAGGAACTCCTGCCGGCCGGAATCGGCGACGCAGACGCGACGGCGGCAAGCCCTATGCGCTTATCCATGCAGTACCTGGCCCGTTTCATCCAGGAAGCCCGGCTCACGGGTCAGCTCCAGCACCCGTCTATCGTGCCTGTTTACGAGTTGGGACGCAGGGCGGACGGAACGTTGTACTACACAATGAAGCTGGTTCGGGGAAGTCCTCTTTCCAGGGTTATTCGGGAAGCACAATCTCTGGGGCAGCGTCTCGGCATGATAAGCCAGTTTGCCGACCTCTGTCAGGCGATCGCTTATGCGCACAGCCGGGGCGTTATACACCGGGACATCAAGCCGGCAAACGTCCTGGTCGGCGAGTTCGGCGAGACCGTTGTGATCGATTGGGGCGTGGCCAAAGTGAAAGACCGCGAAGATGTTCATGCAGACGGTCTGGCCGAAACCATTCGCATGCTGAACCTGGGAGAGGATGTCGATCTCGCCAAGACGGGCTACGGCCACATAGTCGGTACGCCCGTCTACATGCCTCCCGAGCAGGCAGCGGGCGATCTCGAACAGGTCAATGAGCGCTCCGACGTCTACGGCTTGGGGGCCGTGCTCTATTCCATTCTTACGGGGCGGGCGCCATACGAGGGGGGCTCCACCGCTGACATCCTTCGGAAGGTGCGCCAGGAAGAGCCCGTGCCGGTCCCGGACCTTGCCCCCGAGACACCGGCGGAATTGGCCGCAATCTGCAAGCGCGCCATGGCCCGGGACCCAGCCAAACGGTACCAGTCCGCAAAAGAACTTGCTGATGAAGTCGAGCGGTTTCTTTCCGGAGCCCTGGTTCAGGCATATACATACTCCTTCGCGGACCACTTGCGGCGTTTCATCGGGCGCCATAAAGCCGCGGTTGCCACAGCCGGAATTGCCTGCATCATCTTGCTGACAATCGCCGGAGTCTATCACTTCCGGCTTACGGTGGCCCATCGCCGCGAGCGTGAACAGAGAATGGCCGCCGAAGCCGCCAACGAACGCCTTCTTTGGGAGAATTATGCCGTCAGTCTCACGGCCGCACAGAAGCACATGACGGACCGGCAGTACGAGACCGCGTCGCAGCTTCTCGACAAATGCCCCGCCCAACACCGAAACTGGGAGTGGGGGTTGCTCAAGCGCGCCTGCCAGCCCGAATTGTGGCATCTTGGCGACGAAGATGTCCCGGAAGACACCTACGGAATGAATGGGCGCGTGGTTTTCAGCCCCGACGGACGCTACGTGCTGAATAAGCGGTTCTTCAGTGGACTCTATCACATCTATGACCTTCTCGAGGCGAAAAACGTTTACGTGGCGCGTGAATCCGAACTCCCAAGCGCGCGCCTTGGATGGATCGAAACCTGCCGCTTCCTTCCTGACGGAACTGCTTTCACAACGACGCTCGACTCCCATCGGGTGAAACTTCGCCGTATCGCCGACGATGCGTCCCTGGCGGTATTTGACGCCGGAAGCAGCGAGATTCGGTACCTGTCCTTCACCCCCGACGGCTCGCGTGCCGCAGGGCTTGTTGTCGACCAGAGCCCTTGGCATGGGATTGTTCTTTGGGACACCGCCTCGGGAAAGGAACTCAGGCGTTTTGACTTGGCCCCCATCCAGGACCCCTCGTATTACGCCCGGGAAGATGGCGGCCGTTGGGACCGGTTCCTCTCCAGACAAGCCGGCCAGCTTCTGGGCTTCTTCAGAGACGGACGCCGCGTCGTCATTCTCGACAACCAGCTCGGCGTGCTCGATGTGGAATCTGGGGAAAGAACCAATGTTGGCGCATGCACTGCGGTCGCCGCATTTGCACCCGAGAGCGGCATCGCCGTCATGCGGAACCCT
The Candidatus Hydrogenedentota bacterium DNA segment above includes these coding regions:
- a CDS encoding DegT/DnrJ/EryC1/StrS family aminotransferase; protein product: MAVPLLDLRAQYRRIKGEIDVLVAEVFESQQFIGGPKVEALERAVAQYTGAPYAVGVASGTDALLLLLKAAGAGPGTEVITTPFTFFATAGAIFNAGARPVFVDIDPRTFNIDASRIEDQITARTRAILPVHLFGQCADMDHILDLARKYNLRVIEDAAQSIGARYKDRPACTMGDAGALSFFPSKNLGGAGDGGMVVTRDAGLEARVRLLRNHGASETYFHQIVGTNSRLDALQAGVLLVKLSHLNQWCEERRANAAYYEQKFAEVPEVVTPYASPDCRHVYNQYVIRLPKRDDARKFLAEHGIGCAVYYPCPLHRQTCFLDLGYDAAAFPNSCMACEQVLALPVYPELTREQQDEVVETVKGHLARL
- a CDS encoding WD40 repeat domain-containing serine/threonine-protein kinase, which encodes MQRDRNFLFGIFAVQLGKVTQAQLMDVAGAWATDPSRSVADRLVQGGALSEQLRELIDRLVDEAIRAHEGDTAATLQTFGGTEQVNESFGGALLLTDTDGVTKPAPPLFPEPSPQTASLAAVFEAPGRYTHVSEYGRGGMGRVLLVHDESLGRDIALKELLPAGIGDADATAASPMRLSMQYLARFIQEARLTGQLQHPSIVPVYELGRRADGTLYYTMKLVRGSPLSRVIREAQSLGQRLGMISQFADLCQAIAYAHSRGVIHRDIKPANVLVGEFGETVVIDWGVAKVKDREDVHADGLAETIRMLNLGEDVDLAKTGYGHIVGTPVYMPPEQAAGDLEQVNERSDVYGLGAVLYSILTGRAPYEGGSTADILRKVRQEEPVPVPDLAPETPAELAAICKRAMARDPAKRYQSAKELADEVERFLSGALVQAYTYSFADHLRRFIGRHKAAVATAGIACIILLTIAGVYHFRLTVAHRREREQRMAAEAANERLLWENYAVSLTAAQKHMTDRQYETASQLLDKCPAQHRNWEWGLLKRACQPELWHLGDEDVPEDTYGMNGRVVFSPDGRYVLNKRFFSGLYHIYDLLEAKNVYVARESELPSARLGWIETCRFLPDGTAFTTTLDSHRVKLRRIADDASLAVFDAGSSEIRYLSFTPDGSRAAGLVVDQSPWHGIVLWDTASGKELRRFDLAPIQDPSYYAREDGGRWDRFLSRQAGQLLGFFRDGRRVVILDNQLGVLDVESGERTNVGACTAVAAFAPESGIAVMRNPSGNLEVWQMESITRLNTIQEDFGQIGDLALSPDGTLLAAAGPSLQLWDVAAGRKRYETPHSVRSLMFSPNSKAFLAISDGRYGCFDIWDATRIRDMETIPFTLETGESSSIEMKEVLGAQPVYAYNARGTRMASVAGGENLVLWQVPSFRREASWRIGGRKILCVAFSPDDERVATATPDEVAVWDIDTKEKLLAIPSEHEYYMKCCAFSASGARLAIGRASTKGVSDAGVNCAWVVDAASGERIYTVSGHPGACNMVQFSPDDRWLLTGTYGSPSVPGDISLRIWDAATGTELVGTIDRLNWPWHASFSPDNTKMLVVGLSIEPVLWDFEAQREVYRVKSGSARQVIFHPDGERFAVVRTPGVAIHAVKDGRELCSYPFGKLPGTFTLDGQSFICRYDAENMLILHASDWTVADRETEFRKGLAEVQELLQLRPASRSTP
- a CDS encoding galactokinase family protein produces the protein MTASKWLEHLANCPNGLLPVYGNDAAVLQGSLRLWRETLRRFLERFGDREIRLFRSPGRINLRGMHVDTHGGFLNLMTHQREIVVVASTSNEPFTTAINIDPVFPEASFCIRELSERCGLGAPWRQVIASPWVRNRVQKTAGSWQNYVEGCALNVQHTLGSYRLPELCLAVGGNLPQGAALSSSAALCASMVLAFSRWAGKVLSPEELILAARDGEWYAGSRCGVSDQAAIVLGTPSRCVNIALRPERLDISSKRLYELPQDVAVLVADSQTQRSLSGKQLIDYTRNRFVYSMALHVCRHELAVLGMRSESVKTIDRLPALSPGALEAYGGLELLYRVLLQIPETIELAALRSRYDIPDVDALYAQYFGNVPESERPGLFHMRGPLLFGIAESERARVFPDAVGSGDWPRTGDLMRIGHDGDRRLRADGRPYVFDTSDGAIARLARDRIPIENCPGVYGASTPALDKLVDAAIDAGAYGACLTGAGLAGSALALCPRTEAEEVAEKLRRTIASPEYAALAGVAAAIPAARVGESVVVNHPVAGAGEVRL